The sequence AGTTCAAGCCGCTTTTGGCGCTTTTCGTCTTTTGCTCGGGGGAGTGAATTGCGCGTAGCGCAAGAGACACGAGGCTCCAAATGTGTTAGCATTTGGGAGAAACAGTCCGGTGGACTGTTTCGTAGCGAGTGATATTAACGGCACCCGCTCGCAAAATACGAAATTTATCTCGCTTTCTCTTGGTCTGTCAGCGTGTAAAAAAAGACCGGCAGGCGAACCTGTCGGTCTTTGGTTTTCTCAGTATCGAGAGGGATTAGCCCAACTCGGAGAAGTATTTGATGGTGCGAACCATCTGAGAGGTGTAGGAGTTCTCGTTATCATACCAAGAAACAACCTGAACCTCATAGGTGTCGTCAGCAACCTTCAGCACCATGGTCTGGGTAGCATCGAACAGAGAACCGTAACGCATACCCACGATGTCGGAGGATACGATCTCGTCGGTGTTGTAACCGAAGGACTCGGTAGTCTCAGCCTTCATAGCAGCGTTGATGGCCTCAACGGTCACTTCCTTGTCGGTCTTGATGACAGCGGTCAGGATGGTGGTGGAACCGGTGGGGGTGGGAACACGCTGTGCAGAGCCGATCAGCTTGCCGTTCAGCTCGGGGATAACCAGGCCAATAGCCTTAGCAGCACCGGTGCTGTTGGGAACGATGTTCACGGCAGCAGCACGAGAACGACGCAGGTCGCCCTTTCTCTGCGGGCCGTCCAGAGTCATCTGGTCGCCGGTGTAAGCGTGGATGGTGCACATAATACCGCTCTGGATGGGAGCAAAGTCGTTCAGGGCCTTTGCCATGGGAGCCAGGCAGTTGGTGGTGCAGGAAGCGGCGGAGATCACGGTGTCCTCAGCCTTCAGGGTCTCGTGGTTTACATTGTATACGATGGTGGGCAGATCGTTGCCTGCGGGAGCAGAAATAACAACCTTGCGGGCACCGGCCTTAATGTGAGCAGAAGCCTTCTCCTTGGAAGTGTAGAAACCGGTGCACTCCAGCACTACGTCTACCTTCAGCTCGCCCCAGGGCAGCTCAGAAGCGTCAGCCTTTGCATAAATCTTGATCTCTTTGCCGTCTACGATGATGGAGTCATCGGTAGCGGACACGGTGTCAGCCAGTGCGTACTTGCCCTGAGAAGAATCGTACTTCAGCAGGTGAGCCAGCATTTTGGGAGAAGTCAGGTCGTTGATAGCAACCACTTCATAGCCTTCTGCGCCGAACATCTGACGGAAAGCCAGACGGCCGATACGGCCGAAACCATTGATAGCAACTCTTACCATTTGGAATTACCTCCGAAAAATATTTGAATTTACCCGGGCGCTATGCGCCCTTGTATTGCAGTCTTTATTTTATACCGCTTTTGCCAAATAATCAAGCGGAATTTCCACTTTTGTCAATGTTCACCAAAATTCAGCTTTCCAGCGGTGCTTTCTTGTGTTATAATGATTTGCAGCGGGCGGTTGCGTCGGGTGTTGCAGCAGGAGCAAGCCCACCGCCGTACAATAGAAAGGGAACCTACTATGAAAAGATTAAACATTAACAAATACTACAGGTACTGCTCCTACAGCTTAGATGCGCAAGAAGCGAATCAGCAGCACTATTGGTTCGACATGAAACACTTCAAGATGATCGATCACAGAGGTCCGTGCGATATGTATGATGATAATCCGGATATTATCCCATTTCCTCATTTTATTCCAGAATCTCGATACAAAGATTTAATGCGGGCTTTGAACAATCCGCAGGTAACCGAGTTTTTTAATGCGGCTAAGGATGAAGAAGATGTGTATTTTCGCTATCGTGTGTTTATTGATCGAAATGGTTTGTCATTTACTGAGCAATATAGGTTGAATCAAGATAAAGCAATTACCTTGATGAAATGGTGCAACGATCATGATATACCGTATAAATACCGCTCTGAAGCTCGCGGAACATATCTACAGTACGATTATGATGATCTGGAGGGTGAAATCTGGCAAATTCCGGATATGGAATGAACAGGGAACGGTTCCTTGTCCTAAGACAGGGCGCTGCCCTTGTACCCATGGGGCAGATCCCCTTTACTACACAATAGAAACTTAACCGGAGGCGACGGTATGTACAAACCGATTTCTACCTATACCGGGCGGCATTTTGACCCGTACCACGCGGTGGCGGCGGATCTGGATGTGCGGGATATTGCCCACGCCCAGTCTTTGATGACCCGCGCCAACGGCCATTTCCCGGCATTTTACTCCGTTGGGCAGCACTCTTTGGCTTGCGCCCGAGAGGCGCTGGTGCGGGGTGAAGCGAACCAAACGGCACTGTTTTGCCTGCTCCATGACGGCGCAGAGGCGTATATGAGCGATGTGACCCGGCCGGTGAAGGCCCGGCTGCCGGAATTCGTCCGGGCAGAGGAACGGCTGCTGGCGCTGCTGTTTGACACCTTGGTAGAGGCTCGGCCTACTCCGGTGCAATGGCAGACGGTCACGGAGATCGACAACGCCATGCTGTCGGCGGAATTTTTGCATTTTACCGGCGAGGTGATCCCCACGAATGCCCCGCCCTTGCAACGCACCCCGGATTGGACGCAGCTGCCCTTTGATCGGGTGGAGCAGGATTTTCTCCATTTGTACGCCCGCCTGCGCGGCTGAAAAGGCGCGCTTTCGGTAATACATAATATAACAGGAAAAAAGGAGCAATTCCATTGTTGGATTGCTCCTTTTTGTAGATGAATGTGCCTTATCGCAGGGCGCGGAGGCGGGGATCGGTGCGTACTGTCGGCTTGATCTTGTCGCCAAACTGGCGCCGCCGGGGCGTACCGGTCCAAATTCGCCTTGGCCGCACGGCGGGGGGGAATAAGATAGAACGCAAGGCCTTGATGAAATCGGGCACAAGCGGCCGGATGTGGGCATCCGGCCCTACATTTTTGTAAATGATAATCTTGTAGGGTGCGATGAGTGAATTGCACGCAGTGCAAGAGACACGAGGCTCCAAATGCGTTAGCATTTGGGAGAAACAGTCCGGGGGACTTTTCGTAGCGAGTGCAGTATCGCACCGCCGATCCGTCAGCCTGTATCGCAGTGCGGGCGGCAGATTGCCGCCCCTACGAAGACGCTATTGTAACCGGTTGACCGTAGGGGCGGATAGTATCCGCCCGCCGTATTGCGCCAAACCGCCCGCGCAAATCACAACAACACAAAAAAGCACCGTTCGTTGGAACGGTGCTTTGTGCTTATTTTTCTATTGTGCTCACTTGACCCGCACGGCGCGAGCAGCGGTGTAGCTGCCGTAGTAGCGGGTGTTGCCTACGGTAGTGTAGGGGCGCAGGCGCACATAATAGGTGCGGCCGCCCTTGGCGGTTTTAATATTTCCGGTGGCCTTGCCGCTGCTTACATACAGGGTCTTTTTGTCGCCGGAAAAGTTCTTCTTGGTGGAGTATTGCACTGCGTAGCCGTTGCATTTCACTTTGTTCCAGTGCACGGTAATCTGCTGCTTTTTGGCGGATTTGGCGGCGGTGCATTTGGTGGCAGTGGGGCGGGTGGTGGTCGCCAGTTGGGTGCCCTTGGCGCCTTCCTTGGTCTTGGAGTCTACCGTGTAGGGCGCCACATAAAAGTAGTATTTGGTGCCCGGCTTGGCGCCGCTGCCCTTGAACACAAAGCTGCGGGCGGTGGTGGTGGCCAAGCGCTTTGTCTGCTTCTTGGCGGCAATATATTGGTACACCACATAGCCGTCGGCGCCGGGCTTTTTGTTCCACTCCAGGGTAATGGAGCCGGTGGCGGTCTTTTGCGTTTTCAGCCCGGTGACGGTGCCCGGCAGGGCGTGCTTGGCGTTCACCTTGGAATAGGGACCCCGGTAAGCGGTGTTGCCCCGATAAGCCGCCACCTGCACCTCGTACAGCTGGGTGTCTGTTAAATCGGTCAGATCCACTCGGGTGGTGCTTACTGCCTTGTCAAAGCCTTTGCCGGTGGTGCGGTTGATGACCTTCACCAAGTA comes from Oscillospiraceae bacterium and encodes:
- the gap gene encoding type I glyceraldehyde-3-phosphate dehydrogenase — encoded protein: MVRVAINGFGRIGRLAFRQMFGAEGYEVVAINDLTSPKMLAHLLKYDSSQGKYALADTVSATDDSIIVDGKEIKIYAKADASELPWGELKVDVVLECTGFYTSKEKASAHIKAGARKVVISAPAGNDLPTIVYNVNHETLKAEDTVISAASCTTNCLAPMAKALNDFAPIQSGIMCTIHAYTGDQMTLDGPQRKGDLRRSRAAAVNIVPNSTGAAKAIGLVIPELNGKLIGSAQRVPTPTGSTTILTAVIKTDKEVTVEAINAAMKAETTESFGYNTDEIVSSDIVGMRYGSLFDATQTMVLKVADDTYEVQVVSWYDNENSYTSQMVRTIKYFSELG
- a CDS encoding phosphohydrolase, which codes for MYKPISTYTGRHFDPYHAVAADLDVRDIAHAQSLMTRANGHFPAFYSVGQHSLACAREALVRGEANQTALFCLLHDGAEAYMSDVTRPVKARLPEFVRAEERLLALLFDTLVEARPTPVQWQTVTEIDNAMLSAEFLHFTGEVIPTNAPPLQRTPDWTQLPFDRVEQDFLHLYARLRG